One window of the Candidatus Chromulinivoraceae bacterium genome contains the following:
- a CDS encoding glycosyltransferase translates to MSKRIEIMKPGLGLGGATFDVAAVGEALHSGLGHDVHLTAGTIDEASRRFLASRALLDVTIIPELDRFHPDHSVERLDSIVRAHDQETVMFNQAFQSGPFALAALRRALRVEPRRSVLMVPNDFPTSQFEMLEAMPQGVKCWVVNPGYIPFLSQYNDGLDYGTLPSPLDVKRFRPESTEQTAAIRAQVRSRHGVTDEDIMLFQPTRVHPQKDLKLSVDFACELQVKSGRTVRLVVAGGNEVLEDSRRFQTEVEAYAQAKGYTSLVLVGGIADANGRGNRMSDYFWAADAAIMPSAIDAAPNTLGEAAYCGLPIVTTKFGDAFLEDTFTPLYGQFDTTLISRDEPLAPKAEALLTLFDTPNLLATSIEHNHQLSKAFSVETLPDLLRILMA, encoded by the coding sequence GGGCGGGGCAACTTTCGATGTTGCAGCTGTCGGCGAAGCTTTACACTCCGGCCTAGGACACGACGTTCATCTGACTGCCGGTACTATTGATGAGGCTAGCCGAAGATTTCTTGCTAGTCGCGCCCTGTTGGACGTTACTATTATCCCAGAGCTAGACAGATTCCATCCCGATCATTCCGTAGAAAGGTTGGACTCGATTGTACGTGCTCATGACCAAGAAACAGTCATGTTCAACCAGGCCTTTCAAAGTGGACCATTCGCTTTGGCTGCATTACGACGGGCTCTACGCGTCGAGCCGCGGCGCTCTGTCTTGATGGTTCCTAACGATTTTCCAACCAGCCAATTCGAGATGCTCGAAGCTATGCCTCAAGGGGTAAAATGCTGGGTCGTTAACCCCGGATACATCCCGTTTTTGTCACAATATAACGATGGGCTAGACTATGGCACTTTACCATCGCCTCTGGATGTTAAGCGCTTTCGCCCCGAGTCTACAGAGCAAACAGCTGCCATTAGAGCTCAGGTTCGATCCCGTCATGGCGTCACAGATGAAGACATCATGCTTTTCCAACCCACTCGCGTTCACCCGCAAAAAGATCTGAAGCTTAGTGTAGACTTTGCGTGTGAACTACAGGTCAAGAGTGGGCGGACTGTTCGCCTAGTGGTTGCGGGCGGCAATGAAGTTTTAGAAGATTCTCGACGGTTCCAAACTGAAGTTGAGGCATATGCTCAAGCCAAAGGCTATACCAGTCTAGTACTAGTGGGTGGAATTGCCGATGCTAACGGTCGGGGTAATAGGATGAGTGACTACTTTTGGGCGGCAGACGCTGCCATTATGCCGTCAGCGATTGATGCTGCACCAAATACTCTCGGCGAAGCTGCATACTGCGGCTTGCCAATTGTCACCACAAAATTTGGCGATGCTTTTCTTGAGGACACTTTCACTCCGCTGTACGGTCAATTTGATACGACGCTGATAAGTCGTGACGAGCCATTGGCTCCGAAAGCCGAAGCGTTGTTAACGTTGTTTGATACTCCAAACTTGCTGGCCACAAGTATTGAACATAACCACCAGTTGTCCAAGGCCTTCAGCGTGGAAACTTTACCAGATCTACTTCGGATCTTAATGGCCTAG
- a CDS encoding alpha/beta fold hydrolase, with the protein MTETEAKAIAIKVAGIMKDERFKEVESLFSPQLRAVASAETVHTAWSSEVSKSGAVTHIGESTAEQTDQGVRIRTPVVFEHGELVIFMSIDDQGLLNGLRLAPAAAEWSEPSYAKLRRFTEHEVTVTADSLDVGATISIPVGSGPYPGVVLLGGGGPFDRDETDGANKPLKDIAWGLASRGIAVLRFDKVNYVHSQVAASPKFTMMDEYVPHAVAGVHMLQQQRDVDIHKIFILGHSMGGKVAPQIAAAEPSVAGLVIMAGDAQPMQQAAVRVARYVDTLNSTASTKSAVATIEKQAALVDSSQLSISTPASELPFGFSGAYWLSVRDYDPVATAVALEKPMFILQGGRDYQVTVEDDLSRWKAGLSQNPNVKIRIYKADNHLFFPGKGRSTPAEYGAPQHVDPAVVADIARWLQPQRGVIARFMSMLSS; encoded by the coding sequence ATGACGGAAACAGAGGCTAAGGCAATTGCGATAAAGGTCGCGGGCATAATGAAGGATGAACGCTTTAAGGAGGTCGAGAGTCTCTTTTCGCCTCAACTCAGAGCCGTCGCCTCTGCTGAAACAGTCCACACTGCTTGGTCGAGTGAAGTAAGCAAGAGCGGAGCAGTTACACACATTGGCGAGTCAACAGCTGAGCAAACTGACCAAGGCGTCCGGATACGTACGCCTGTCGTGTTTGAGCATGGCGAGCTCGTGATATTCATGTCTATTGATGATCAGGGCTTACTCAATGGCCTTCGACTTGCTCCTGCTGCGGCGGAATGGTCGGAACCTTCATATGCTAAATTGAGGAGATTCACCGAACATGAGGTGACGGTAACGGCCGATTCTCTTGATGTAGGAGCAACCATAAGTATTCCTGTCGGGTCAGGTCCTTACCCGGGGGTTGTGTTACTTGGTGGCGGTGGCCCATTTGATAGAGACGAAACGGACGGAGCTAATAAGCCCCTCAAGGACATTGCTTGGGGTCTGGCTAGTCGCGGTATTGCCGTGCTGCGCTTTGACAAAGTGAACTACGTGCATAGTCAAGTGGCTGCGTCACCGAAGTTTACTATGATGGATGAGTATGTACCCCACGCAGTGGCCGGAGTTCATATGCTTCAACAACAACGGGACGTGGACATACACAAAATTTTTATCTTGGGTCATAGCATGGGCGGCAAAGTGGCTCCACAGATTGCCGCGGCCGAGCCGTCGGTAGCTGGGCTTGTGATTATGGCGGGAGATGCTCAGCCAATGCAGCAAGCCGCTGTTCGTGTGGCGCGATATGTTGATACTCTCAACTCTACTGCTTCTACCAAATCTGCCGTTGCTACGATAGAAAAACAAGCCGCGCTAGTGGATAGCTCTCAGCTATCAATTTCAACCCCAGCAAGCGAGCTACCTTTTGGTTTTTCGGGCGCGTATTGGCTGAGTGTGCGCGATTACGATCCGGTTGCTACGGCAGTGGCACTGGAAAAACCGATGTTCATCTTGCAGGGCGGTCGAGATTACCAAGTGACGGTTGAGGATGATCTCTCACGGTGGAAGGCGGGCCTCAGCCAGAACCCTAACGTTAAGATTCGAATATATAAAGCCGACAATCACCTTTTCTTTCCCGGCAAGGGTCGTTCAACGCCCGCAGAGTATGGTGCGCCGCAGCATGTTGATCCAGCTGTAGTAGCGGACATTGCACGTTGGCTACAACCGCAACGAGGAGTGATTGCTCGATTTATGAGTATGTTGTCGTCTTAA